The Thalassophryne amazonica chromosome 6, fThaAma1.1, whole genome shotgun sequence genome includes a region encoding these proteins:
- the ptpn1 gene encoding tyrosine-protein phosphatase non-receptor type 1 isoform X1 — MEAEFREIDENGSWNAIYQKIRQLSCDLPCKLAKLPENKTRNRYRDVSPFDHSRIRLQLGTNDYINASLITVEEAQRQYILTQGPLPNTCGHFWEMVWEQRTRGVVMLNRVIEKGSVKCAQYWPHREEKDAVFDDTNFKLTLISEDIKSYYTVRQLELENLSTQETREILHFHYTTWPDFGVPESPASFLNFLFKVRESGCLNSDQGPVVVHCSAGIGRSGTFCLVDTCLLLMSIRKDPSSVNIRDVLLEMRRYRMGLIQTADQLRFSYLAVIEGAKFIKGDASLQESWKELSNEEADPPEFTPPPPLPPPRDPHNGKVEPFFFPENDELIRHVEVRSLGLSQTSDLRQRNVGVSQPLSECADQPDCHTAVQDHTSKAYAQSQQQHDTEEEKLLQASVQPLDDSPVPGTWSPLLVSVCLCTAVAVSAYVCYRACFH; from the exons AAGATTCGTCAGCTGTCCTGTGACCTTCCTTGCAAGCTTGCCAAATTACCCGAAAACAAGACTCGGAATCGTTACAGAGATGTTAGCCCAT tTGACCACAGCAGAATACGTCTACAGTTGGGTACAAATGACTACATAAATGCCAGTCTAATAACAGTAGAAGAGGCACAGAGACAGTACATCCTTACTCAG GGACCCCTTCCAAACACATGTGGCCACTTCTGGGAGATGGTGTGGGAGCAGAGGACCCGCGGTGTGGTGATGCTGAACCGAGTCATAGAGAAAGGCTCT GTTAAATGTGCGCAATATTGGCCGCACAGAGAAGAGAAAGATGCTGTCTTTGATGATACCAATTTCAAGCTTACTCTCATCTCTGAAGACATCAAATCTTATTACACTGTCCGTCAGTTGGAGCTGGAAAATCTTTCt ACACAAGAGACTCGGGAGATTTTGCACTTTCATTACACCACCTGGCCTGATTTTGGGGTACCAGAGTCTCCAGCTTCCTTCCTTAACTTTCTGTTCAAGGTGCGCGAATCAGGTTGCCTCAATTCGGACCAAGGACCAGTGGTGGTGCACTGCAGTGCTGGAATCGGGCGCTCTGGGACCTTTTGTCTTGTTGACACATGCCTGTTATTG ATGTCTATCCGTAAGGACCCATCTTCAGTGAATATCCGTGATGTGCTGCTGGAGATGCGGCGCTATCGTATGGGCTTAATTCAGACAGCAGATCAACTTCGCTTTTCCTACCTTGCTGTGATTGAAGGTGCCAAGTTCATCAAAGGAGATGCATCTCTGCAG gAGTCATGGAAAGAACTCTCAAATGAAGAAGCTGATCCTCCAGAGTTCACACCTCCTCCCCCTCTGCCTCCTCCCAGAGACCCTCACAATGGCAAAGTTGAGCCCTtcttttttcctgaaaatgacgAGCTCATCAGACATGTGGAGGTCCGCAGTCTGGG GTTGTCACAGACGTCTGACCTGCGACAGAGAAATGTTGGCGTCTCTCAGCCTCTTTCTGAATGTGCCGATCAGCCCGATTGCCACACAGCAGTGCAAGATCATACCTCTAAAGCTTACGCTCAGTCCCAGCAGCAGCATGACACAGAGGAGGAAAAGCTTTTGCAGGCATCAGTGCAGCcacttgatgactctcctgtgcCAGGGACATGGTCCCCTCTTCTAGTCAGCGTGTGCCTGTGCACGGCAGTGGCTGTCAGTGCTTACGTCTGTTATCgagcctgtttccactga
- the ptpn1 gene encoding tyrosine-protein phosphatase non-receptor type 1 isoform X2 yields MKTKIRQLSCDLPCKLAKLPENKTRNRYRDVSPFDHSRIRLQLGTNDYINASLITVEEAQRQYILTQGPLPNTCGHFWEMVWEQRTRGVVMLNRVIEKGSVKCAQYWPHREEKDAVFDDTNFKLTLISEDIKSYYTVRQLELENLSTQETREILHFHYTTWPDFGVPESPASFLNFLFKVRESGCLNSDQGPVVVHCSAGIGRSGTFCLVDTCLLLMSIRKDPSSVNIRDVLLEMRRYRMGLIQTADQLRFSYLAVIEGAKFIKGDASLQESWKELSNEEADPPEFTPPPPLPPPRDPHNGKVEPFFFPENDELIRHVEVRSLGLSQTSDLRQRNVGVSQPLSECADQPDCHTAVQDHTSKAYAQSQQQHDTEEEKLLQASVQPLDDSPVPGTWSPLLVSVCLCTAVAVSAYVCYRACFH; encoded by the exons AAGATTCGTCAGCTGTCCTGTGACCTTCCTTGCAAGCTTGCCAAATTACCCGAAAACAAGACTCGGAATCGTTACAGAGATGTTAGCCCAT tTGACCACAGCAGAATACGTCTACAGTTGGGTACAAATGACTACATAAATGCCAGTCTAATAACAGTAGAAGAGGCACAGAGACAGTACATCCTTACTCAG GGACCCCTTCCAAACACATGTGGCCACTTCTGGGAGATGGTGTGGGAGCAGAGGACCCGCGGTGTGGTGATGCTGAACCGAGTCATAGAGAAAGGCTCT GTTAAATGTGCGCAATATTGGCCGCACAGAGAAGAGAAAGATGCTGTCTTTGATGATACCAATTTCAAGCTTACTCTCATCTCTGAAGACATCAAATCTTATTACACTGTCCGTCAGTTGGAGCTGGAAAATCTTTCt ACACAAGAGACTCGGGAGATTTTGCACTTTCATTACACCACCTGGCCTGATTTTGGGGTACCAGAGTCTCCAGCTTCCTTCCTTAACTTTCTGTTCAAGGTGCGCGAATCAGGTTGCCTCAATTCGGACCAAGGACCAGTGGTGGTGCACTGCAGTGCTGGAATCGGGCGCTCTGGGACCTTTTGTCTTGTTGACACATGCCTGTTATTG ATGTCTATCCGTAAGGACCCATCTTCAGTGAATATCCGTGATGTGCTGCTGGAGATGCGGCGCTATCGTATGGGCTTAATTCAGACAGCAGATCAACTTCGCTTTTCCTACCTTGCTGTGATTGAAGGTGCCAAGTTCATCAAAGGAGATGCATCTCTGCAG gAGTCATGGAAAGAACTCTCAAATGAAGAAGCTGATCCTCCAGAGTTCACACCTCCTCCCCCTCTGCCTCCTCCCAGAGACCCTCACAATGGCAAAGTTGAGCCCTtcttttttcctgaaaatgacgAGCTCATCAGACATGTGGAGGTCCGCAGTCTGGG GTTGTCACAGACGTCTGACCTGCGACAGAGAAATGTTGGCGTCTCTCAGCCTCTTTCTGAATGTGCCGATCAGCCCGATTGCCACACAGCAGTGCAAGATCATACCTCTAAAGCTTACGCTCAGTCCCAGCAGCAGCATGACACAGAGGAGGAAAAGCTTTTGCAGGCATCAGTGCAGCcacttgatgactctcctgtgcCAGGGACATGGTCCCCTCTTCTAGTCAGCGTGTGCCTGTGCACGGCAGTGGCTGTCAGTGCTTACGTCTGTTATCgagcctgtttccactga